The genomic window CAAACTCcctcgcttcctcctccgtcttggCCCTGCTGTCGATTGGACCGAGGAGAAGGCGTGTTTTGAAACTTTTCTACGTGAGCTGGCCACTTTCTACGTCCCGGAATCGTTGCCAGCATTGCCGGGCGACCCGGAAAGCCTTCGCGAAGAGGAAATTGACGAAGATTTGCGTGCTCGACGCCAGCACGTGAGGCACGCCGTACAACACGTTTTCTTTCCGGCGTTCAAGGCGAGACTGGTGGCGACCAAATCACTCATGCAAGATGGAGTACTGGAGGTTGCAAGTTTGAAGGGTTTATATCGGGTGTTTGAACGGTGCTGAGAGACATGGGAGTATCTAGAGGCCGGACATTCGAACCTACCACCTGCGGTTAAGAGGTTCAATATGTTGGAACTGTCGAATATGGGAGAATGTGCCGATTATTGGGGTCAACTTTGAGGACGAAGTAGATGGAAGCGTAAGCTACAAGGGCACATGGGCGTCTCCTAGGTCACTTCGGGGTTACATGATGAGTTAAAAGAGCTTTGCTTGCGACATTACCAAGATTCATATTCTCATCAGATTAAAAACTGAacaacttttatttaaacctAGGCCTCGGGCTTATTCTTCCGCTTGTACGCCAAGAAACGATTCAAGTTGAGCACAGCCTCGTCCGCACGTAGGCGCAGCTCGCCATGGGCGCGCTTGTCAATGGTCTTGACCATGGCGCGCGCCTTGGGGAGCACCTCTTCGAGATGCTTGACAAAGTTGTCCTTCCAGAAGACGTCCTTGTCGTACGAGTAGCCCTCGTCAGCGTAGACGTCAAAGACTTGGTTGAGGGCCTCGACGGCGTCAGCGGGCGGCGTGGCGGGCAGACCGGCGAGGAGGGTGATGAGAAAGGTGCCGACGTCGCGGTTGCGGCCTAGGGGTGCGGGCTCAAGGGCCAGCTGGCCGAGGACGCCGATGCACTTTACGCTTAGGGCCTGGAAGGGATCCTCGGCATCCTGGGCGGCGGGGGAGCCCTTGGTGGCCTGGTAAAGGGCGATGAAGCGGCGGTGCTCATCAGCAAAGGGGGTCGAGGATCGGCCGCGGAGAGAGCGGGCGACTGCCCATGCGAGGCCGGTGACATGTGTCGCGAGACCGACGTCGGCAGTGTCAGTGGCGAGAATAGGGGCGACGACGCCGGTCCAGAGGGCACGGCCAGCGGGATCCCAGGCGGCCTGGATGGGAGCGTTGTGCTTATCCGAGAAGTCGATGAGCGAGACGGACCAGGCGATGTTGCTcagggcggcgagggcgtGGGACTGGAGGCGAAGGGCTGTGTCATCCGAGGGGGAGAGGGAGGCTATTCGGATGAGCTCGGGGAGGGCCGTATCGATGAGGGCCTTGAGAACAGGGAGATCGTCGATGTtgccgtcttcctcgtctctGTCGGCGCCTGTTACCATCTCCATGTCGGCTTCTAGttcgtcctcgtccatctcatcgtcatcgtctgcCATTTCCTCTCCATCAGAGGCCCCGTCGGCATCACccatctcctcgtcgtccttggcACCCGTCTTTTCAGGCTTGGGGGGTCCATCCACATCCCCCGATGTGTTGAGAGTTGTTCCAATGGAGGCAAGAATCTCGAGGGCCAGCTGTTGACACTCGATGGGGTTCGCCCAGCCGAGAGCGTCCGAGGACTGACCTGGCTCATAGGTCTTGATGGCCTGTGAGAGAGTGGGGATAAGAAGGGAATCGTCGGCACCAAGGGCTAGGTCTTGGCCCTCGAGAGCGGCAAAGAGGTTATGCAGGACACCACAGGCAAGAATGCCGTCACTGTTGGCCTTTTTCCTCAGAGATAGAAGGGTGCCGTATGTGCGGTGCTCCTTGGAAGCGACAACCTTGTCGGAAAGCTGCTCGTTGTCCTCACAGAGGATCATGAGACAGGCCAGAGCATCGCTCCTTAGTGAAACGATCTCAGGGTTGCTGGCGAGCTCGTCAGatgtgaggaggaagagaaggcgagtgatgatggtgttgcgGGAGATGGCTTCTAGAATGtcatcttgagcttcagcGAGAGCAGTCAGAAGTGAGATGAGTGACGAAGCAATGCTGAGGATGGCTGTTTGCTCAGGCTTGGAACGTTTCTGGAACTCCAGCTCCTTGGACAGCAGCAACTCGGTAATCTGGTTCATGTGAGTTTGATGCGTACTTGGTCAGTGTGAAACATTTGACTTACCGACTTGGCGGCAAACTCAATGGCAGTGAGAATATCAACCCGGTAAAGATGAACACAGAAAtcaggctcctcctcctgagcGAGAACCTGCAAGATCCCCCACCCAGCAGCACGACTCTCGAGAGCAGCGTCAGTGAGGGTCTGGTCGAGGATGGTCCTCACGATCTGCTCGCGCAGGAGCAGCTTGCGACACCTCTCATCCTGGATGATGCTCGAGACGGCGgtcgcggcggcggcgcgaGACTTGGGGTCGGAGCTCTTGAGGTCGTTGATGACGGGAAGAATCTTGGACTCTCTGAGAGCGGCGAGCTCTGGGTCCGAGGGCGGCTTGATGGTTTTTGCTATGGGGTTTTTGCGGGCGGCGTTGCCGCGATTTCTGCGGGACTTTGCCATGGGAGAGAAGTGATTCGATGTTGATTATCTTGATAtgcgagagagagagaggttgTTTCAAAGGAAGGGGACAAGAGTGAGTTGTGTTTCTTGTTAAAGTGTGAATAATTTGATGGTGGATGAAAATTTACATGGATGTTTTGCGACGGCGATTCGTGCCCCACCAAAATATTTGTTTCGCCGTCGGTTGCTAACACTACAACGGAGTACATGCTGCTGCTACTAACTTCTCGTGATTAATTACTCTGGCTGGGAATAACCTCTTGAAAGAATTGGCGCCTTGAACAATACTTTGTGCCATTGCCGCGTATCCGTGTTCAGGTATGCCATTGTCTGACCCTGCCTTATCCGCTTCTCCCTGCTCAAGTCTCAGAACCACCCTCGCCTTGACAAGTGGCCTTGAACCTCTCGTGTTGAGTGTATTTACAAGGTTACATTATGGCTTTGGACAACGATTTCGGCTCGCTTCAGTTTTAGTAGTGTATGTATCAAGCTATCGAACATGATCATTTATAATTTACGGTAAAAAAAGACTACATCATTTTTAAATATCTCTCAATCATCTGCTCTATTGCTTTTCATCTTGAGACACTGCCATCTTACAGCATATCTCCAGATGCCCCCAAGCCTGAAGCCACTGAAAGCTAAGCTAAAACCAAGCCACACTGCGGGATGCCAAGCACGAGCCACGCTGTTACATACGGTACGGTACAACCTCCAACAGCTAACCTCCACTAGGTTCTAAACAAGGGTCAGCTTCGTCATCCTTCTTCAATATTTTGCTCCTAATTCATTAAAAGCAACTTTGTCCTTTTTaccctctccctccctccctcgtcGCAAACATCCGCCGCCCATGAAGAGACCCGCCGCGTAAATGTCTCCCGTCGACATCCCTCCCTAGTTCCTCGCCGAAAGCTCTCATGAGCTCGATCCCACCTCCACTATCAGCAGCACCCATCGACGCAGTCTGAACAACTACACCACCCCCAGACAGATCCGACGACCAAATCCGCCATCATGACTCCTGCGCGCGGTAGAACAAAGGCGCGCTTTTGGGTCGGCGATGAGGAAATGGCCAAAAAGGACGACGATCATCATATGCACGGACACAACCCCAGACTCCCTCAATGGCAAGCTACTCGTGCGCCCCGTCGTCGCGCCCTCGGTCGTCTTCTTGCCTACGTCGTCTTCGCCTCGCTCATCTTCTACGCCGTTTACAACCTAATATTATCACCATCCGACAGTGTCACGGACCGCAGACAGTCTGCGACAGACCGCGAGGCGGCGCCGGGCCATGGCGCCAACAGAGGAGGACAGGATAAGGCCTACAATGGACCCCTCAGGTTTCCGGAGCTGGCCAAGACATTGCGCAATATCCAAGGAACCGGGGGCAGCTATGAGAGAAATAGGAATGTCTTGTTTGCTGCTTCTAACCTCAAGAGCGTCTCTACGCTACTCCCCATGGCATGTCAGATGTCGGCGCAAGACCTGAACCATGTTCACTTTGCTATCGCCGGTAGGAGTGAGGTGCCGCTTAAGGAGCTGCTTCAGATCAACGGCATCGACGATAGCTGCAAGCTCTTTCTTCACGGTATGGACAACCCCCCGGAGACTATCGAATTCAACCTCCTAATCGTGCCTGTAGATGCCCGCACCGACCATGCTGCCACGTCCACTGAGACAAGGTTGAAACTCGCTACTATCCGCTCGTTTTGTAAGACCGGCCCCATTGCCCTTCTGAGCCTCATCTTGTCTAACTCGCCTGATCTTTAGTTTACATCAACAACTTTATGCATCCTCAGGCCATCATCGTTGATGGTTCCCACCTCGAAGATGACTATTTCCTGCGCTCCATTCGGGATCAAGTGATGGCCACAAAGTCGGCCCTCATAGAACTCCCGGATAAGCCCGAGACTCGCTTCTCTTGGATCTCAAAGCTTGACGCTCCGTCCCTGTCTGGTGAGCAGAGCCTCATCTGGTTGAGTTGCCAGTTCACTAACTAGTCTCAGCATGGAACAAGGTGCATTTTGATATCATCATCCAAGCACCCCCTCTTGGCACGGCCAACTTACAAAGGCTCCTCACTTCTCTTCGAAATGCGGACAAGAGCCCCATATCTATTCCTCATCTTACCATTGAGCTGCCCTCGGTCGTTGAGCAGCCTCTTGAAAAGTTCTTGTCTGACTTCCAGTGGCCCTTGAGATCATCAGGTCAGCTGCTCCAGTCGCAGATGATCTCACTCCGGCATCGGATCCCCTCTCACCAgattgatgaagaggagagcTCGGTGAGATTTCTAGAATCATTCTGGCCAGGAAAACCTTCACACAACCATGTCCTTGTGCTGGCACCTCACACTGAGGTGTCATCTCAATTCTTCCACTGTAAGTGAAACCTTGCATTCGCCTATACATCATGCTAAGCCGACCAGATGTCAAATACACCATGCTGCACAGCTTCTACTCTCGTGCCTCTATTCTCCATGACTGGACTGATAACATTATGGGCATTAGTCTCCAGTCTCGCAGCACCCTTCTCGACGACACAACCCCTTTAACAGCCCCCAAAACTGCCGACCAGGAGCCAGATAGCGACAACCATTTCTTCTGGCAAGCACCAACTAGTgatgccatcctcatcatgggAGACAAGTGGGTTGAACTCCATGGTTACGTATCGCGGATTCTGGAGAGGCAGCAAACGAAGAAAGACACACCAGCCTTTTTGGCCAAGAAGCACGCCACCAAGAAGCACCCAGCTTGGCTGGAGTATGTGCTTCAGCTATCACGCCTCCGAGGCTACTTGACACTCTACCCCAGCCCGGAGACGGCCAGCGTCATCCTCGGAGCCCACAGCGACTTGAGTAACGTCCCAGAGGAGTACTTGGGCGATGGAGAGGAAGACGGGGACAAAGGAAGAGCAGACAAGGCCACTTCCACCTTTGATTCCACATCTCAGATTGACATGCTCGCCACACTGCCTGGCAAGGGAGAACTGCCAGCGTTGGAGGACGTGCCGCTCGTTTCATGGGACGGCAACACCTTGACGTTTGCCGAGCTGGAATCAAGTTCAAGGAACCTGGCGCGTCTTTTCCGCCAAGAAGTCGGCGGATGCTCAGAGAGCGAGtcagacgaggaggatgactaTGGAATGCCACGGCGTGACAAGGACGCAGGTGATCTGTTTTGTAATACGGCTGGATCAGCCAGCGAGGCAGCGCCAGGGTCGGCCGAAGCACCAAaagcagcagcggcggcaccAGCAGACGCGGCGCCTGCGGAAAAGCTGGTCAAGGATGAGGCGTAATAGGATCTACCGGTTGGGAGGGCATGGATATGGATGGACATTTCCCcatttttccttcttcaccaTCAGCTACGAAAGGCTTTTGCATGATGAACTCTGGCGCTAGAATACAATGGAATTTCAAGTTTGGATATCTCATGTCATCATGAACTTGAGTTGCGAATCTTGGCAATGACAAGCAGGATGAGGCAAGTTCCTATGATGGCTACAGCTGTGATGCTGAATATCTGGACAAGGATGTCAGTCAAGGGCTCAGCTGTCGGTCTGTGCTTCTGCGATCTGATGAGGGGAAGGGAACTCACGGCATGCGTCTTCCAACCAATCTGAACGATTGCCGCTCTACGGCTATACTTGTTGACAGTTGCTGCGTGTGACCTGTCAGCAGGCTGCGCGGATCCTTTTCGCATCGTCGCCACACTCACTGATGTAGTTGCCCATGCCGGCAAACAGGGTCATGACGGACAGGGCCCAGAAGATGGTGCCGAGGGGTTTGGCCATGCGCAGCTCCAGCGGCGTCGCCTCGGTCTTGAGGTGAAAGGAGAGGGTGATGGCAACCGATACGATGGCCATGTAGATTGAGAGGCGTAGGTATGAGAGGAAAGCTGCGATGCGTCAGCGCTGGTCGCgtaaaagagtaataaataaatgcgTACTTCTCTCGTTTGCGCAGTGATCCCTCGCATCACTGCTCTCGTTCTCAACCAGCAGAGGCCCAAAGTAAGGCCAGTGGAAGAAGGGTCTccgctcctcctcgctgTGAAAGGATGAGTGTCAATTGCTCTTGGCGATAGGTTTCCCGATAGCCGCACCTTATTTCACTGACGTTGACGGGTCGGGTGAAGCTCTCGAGCGGCGCGCAGCACGCGTGAACCGTGaggtcctcatcgtcgatgcTGTCGTTCTGACGGGACGTCATTGTGGGCTAAGAAAAGAattgaggttgaagagagCGAAATAGAGGGATTCAGAGGAAATCGGCGACTACAATGACCAGGTAGAGAGGAATGGAATGGCCATGTGAGGTTGAATTGAGAAggagggtggtggtggtgatgtcaaTCTGGTTGGCTACTGGTAGACAGCTTCTGAGACAACCTGGACGGGATGGGGACCTTCTAGTCTGGCTGTCGGCGCCGTCGGTCGGATGGTGCCATGCTTAGCACCGATTGCCGCAGAAGGTGGCTTGCTTGGTCGATACACCATCTGCCGCGGCTCATGAGAATTAACGGTTGGCGAGTTGAATCACGAGATGGATTTTGGGAAAATAGATGGTAAAACTGGGTGTTGTACCAGTTTGTGagatggcatcatcatcaatggAGCACCTGCATTTTTATTTTCGCTTGGTATCTCCTTCCTGCACTTTACCCCCCAACTTGCGCTCACGTGCCTCTGACTTCTAGACGACCATCTCTGCCATGACATCGATTACACAAACAATAGCTCTTTTAGAATCCCCAAACCTCACGCCATCTCCCTTCGTCAGACCTCAGCGGACCGTCCAGCCGTCCAAACCTCGCCGCTCGCCCTGTGTTGGCCTCGGGGAGACACAGCCACTCCCTCACACAGTCAGGCACCTCTTCCTTGACGTGAGCAATGCAAATGAGAGCCTGGTTGTCAGAAAGACCCGGAATCTTGACCTGGCCAGACTTGGAGGCATCGCTCTCAATAACCTCCTCGCCTCGGTATGTCTTGGCCTCGCCCTCTTCCAGGAACAGTGTGCACTTGTCCCGTACTGCATCGTCCATGCCGCTGAAGGCCTCGTCGAGAACCACCACGTCTGGACTCTTGATCATGGAGCGAATAAATAGGGCCACACGCTGCGCGCTGAAAGAGAGACCGCCAAACATGTACTCGTCTGCCCATGCGAGCTTCTCGCCCGAAGGTGATGAGTAGCTTGGGTTCAGCTCTGGCGCAAACCATTCAAGGGCAGCCTCAACCTTTTCCCGGGCTGCATCGTCCAGTTTTGGCTTTGCGCGGAAGGTCTCTGACCACGCGTTCTCGATAACCTGACGAACTGTTAGGTTACGAGGCATGTGCTGGTGAACTTCCGGGCTAGAGTGT from Fusarium falciforme chromosome 2, complete sequence includes these protein-coding regions:
- a CDS encoding DUF202 domain-containing protein, which gives rise to MTSRQNDSIDDEDLTVHACCAPLESFTRPVNVSEISEEERRPFFHWPYFGPLLVENESSDARDHCANERTFLSYLRLSIYMAIVSVAITLSFHLKTEATPLELRMAKPLGTIFWALSVMTLFAGMGNYITTVNKYSRRAAIVQIGWKTHAIFSITAVAIIGTCLILLVIAKIRNSSS